The sequence ATCGGCCATCGCCGGGGTTCCGGGGTGGGTCACGTCTATGAGGCGCTGCGCAACGACATCATCGAACTGGTGCTGCCGCCCGGCAGCCCGATCGATGAAGTGCAGCTGGCGCAGCGCTTTTCGCTGTCGCGTACGCCGATCCGCGAGGCGCTCGTCCGTCTCGCGGCCGAGGGGCTGATCACAACGCTGCCCAACCGCGCCACCATCGTCGCCAACATCGATTTTCTCGGCCTGCCGCAGTTCTTCGATGCGCTGACGCTGATGTACCGGGTGACGACGCGTCTCGCCGCCGCGCATCATCGCGAGGAGGACATCCAGCGCATCAGCGCCTTGCAGGCGAACTTCATCCAGGCGGTTGAAGCGCGCGACG is a genomic window of Kaistia defluvii containing:
- a CDS encoding GntR family transcriptional regulator gives rise to the protein MTIRQDEQAVEAAIGHRRGSGVGHVYEALRNDIIELVLPPGSPIDEVQLAQRFSLSRTPIREALVRLAAEGLITTLPNRATIVANIDFLGLPQFFDALTLMYRVTTRLAAAHHREEDIQRISALQANFIQAVEARDALAMIGANRDFHLEIARAGRNRYYTDLFTQLLDEGRRILRLYYSSFHDVLPREYVNEHEDMIAAIVARDIDRADALASAHADQIVRHIQASITADGRTNARIAI